A genome region from Pangasianodon hypophthalmus isolate fPanHyp1 chromosome 11, fPanHyp1.pri, whole genome shotgun sequence includes the following:
- the fgf19 gene encoding fibroblast growth factor 19, whose protein sequence is MLLVAFLSACWIGVALADSGPHLANDWGESVRLRHLYAARPGLHLQISKDGKIGGSHVQSSHSLVEIRTVDTGCVVIKGVASSQYLCMEANGKLYGSHIYIKEDCSFLEQIMPDGYNIYFSGKHGTLVSLGGGKNRRQNSLAQFLPLLNTLPQEPTEYNMRKVHSPVDPEQDLYLGVQADSMESFGKISQIVIQSPSFNKR, encoded by the exons ATGCTGCTCGTCGCTTTCCTCAGCGCGTGCTGGATCGGCGTCGCATTGGCCGACTCCGGACCACACCTGGCCAATGACTGGGGAGAGTCTGTCCGCCTGAGGCACCTGTACGCGGCAAGACCCGGTCTGCACCTGCAGATCAGCAAAGACGGGAAGATCGGAGGATCGCACGTGCAGAGCTCGCACA GTTTGGTGGAGATCCGCACCGTCGACACAGGCTGCGTGGTTATTAAAGGTGTCGCGAGCTCACAGTATCTCTGCATGGAAGCCAACGGCAAGCTATATGGCTCG CACATCTATATAAAGGAGGACTGCTCTTTTCTTGAGCAAATTATGCCAGACGGCTACAATATCTACTTCTCAGGCAAACACGGGACCCTTGTGAGCTTGGGTGGTGGGAAGAACCGACGTCAAAACTCTCTTGCTCAGTTCCTGCCCTTGCTCAATACTCTGCCACAGGAGCCTACAGAGTACAACATGAGAAAAGTGCATTCGCCAGTTGACCCAGAACAGGATCTTTACTTAGGCGTACAAGCAGACAGCATGGAATCCTTTGGGAAGATCTCCCAGATTGTCATTCAAAGCCCAAGTTTCAACAAAAGATGA
- the lto1 gene encoding protein LTO1 homolog, whose amino-acid sequence MAGFSHNVSDDLFDSIIMADDRFHVDGYHEGFEEGMQQGLIEGRNHGMLHGAKLSAEVSFYHGFALTWKCLLQNTEDVKARKRLKAVESLNAMIQKFPYEDPQYENLQEHMERVRAKFRQVCSLLSVAADFREYVSGSEGMSF is encoded by the exons atggcaggtttttcgCATAATGTTTCAGACGACTTGTTCGACTCAATTATAATGGCAGACGACAG GTTCCATGTAGATGGATACCATGAAGGATTTGAGGAAGGAATGCAGCAGGGATTGATCGAGGGCAGAAACCACGGCATGCTTCACGGTGCCAAACTCTCAGCTGAG GTTTCTTTTTATCATGGCTTTGCACTCACATGGAAATGTCTTCTACAAAACACTGAAGATGTTAAAGCAAG AAAACGACTGAAAGCTGTTGAGTCATTGAATGCAATGATCCAGAAGTTTCCGTATGAAGACCCACAGTATGAGAACCTCCAGGAACACATGGAAAGAGTGAGAGCCAAGTTTAGACAG GTGTGTTCTTTACTCAGCGTGGCTGCAGACTTCCGTGAGTATGTTTCTGGATCAGAAGGAATGTCATTCTGA